Proteins from a genomic interval of Arvicanthis niloticus isolate mArvNil1 chromosome 26, mArvNil1.pat.X, whole genome shotgun sequence:
- the Tirap gene encoding toll/interleukin-1 receptor domain-containing adapter protein, protein MVSLEACTMASSSSIPASSAQSKKPRDKIAEWFRQALLKKPKKIPISQESHLSDGSQTATQDGLSPESRSSPPSHSSPESRSSTRNSGMSPTSPPTHMDSSSSSSSGRWSKNYDVCVCHSEEDLEAAQELVSYLEGSKASLRCFLQLRDAAPGGAIVSELCQALSSSHCRVLLITPGFLRDPWCKYQMLQALTEAPGAEGCTIPLLSGLTRAAYPPELRFMYYVDGRSQDGGFYQVKEAVIHYLETLS, encoded by the exons ATGGTTAGTTTGGAAGCCTGCACTATGGCTTCATCGTCCTCCATCCCAGCCTCCTCCGCTCAGTCCAAGAAACCTCGAGACAAGATAGCTG AATGGTTCAGGCAGGCTCTGTTGAAGAAGCCCAAGAAGATACCAATCTCCCAGGAAAGCCACCTCAGTGATGGTTCACAGACAGCCACACAGGATGGTCTCTCACCCGAGAGCCGCAGCTCACCCCCGAGTCACAGTTCACCCGAGAGCCGCAGTTCGACCCGCAATTCAGGAATGTCACCTACCTCGCCACCAACACAcatggacagcagcagcagcagcagcagcggccgCTGGAGCAAAAACTACGATGTCTGCGTGTGCCACAGTGAGGAAGATTTAGAGGCCGCCCAGGAGCTGGTCTCCTACTTGGAGGGTAGCAAGGCCAGTCTACGCTGCTTCCTGCAGCTTCGGGATGCAGCCCCAGGTGGCGCTATTGTTTCCGAGCTATGCCAGGCGCTGAGTAGTAGCCACTGCCGGGTGCTGCTCATCACCCCAGGCTTCCTTCGGGACCCCTGGTGCAAGTACCAGATGCTGCAGGCCCTGACGGAGGCCCCGGGGGCAGAGGGTTGCACGATACCCCTCCTATCCGGCCTGACCAGAGCCGCCTACCCGCCGGAACTCCGATTCATGTACTATGTGGATGGTCGAAGCCAGGACGGTGGCTTTTACCAAGTCAAGGAGGCTGTTATACACT aTCTGGAGACACTAAGTTGA